Within Sphingomonas piscis, the genomic segment CGCTTCACGTCAGCAGCCGTCGAGGGCAGCGGGAAGAGATCGGGCTGGCGGCGAGGCAGACGCAGACACAACTGCAGGTGTCTATCCGCTTCTTCTGGTAACCATGTCCGGCGAACCGCTGTTTACTGTCAGCCGACTACAGCGTCGCATGCTTCGCCCTTTCACGCTTCTTGCAGCCCTGAGTTTCGTCACCCCTGCCGTTGCATCTCCGCTGGTGGCGCAGGTGCTGGATGCAGCCGGAAAGCCGGTTCAGAATGCGGTGGTTGCGTTTCGCCCAGCAGGCGTATCGGTGAGACCGCGCGTGGGCGCCGGTTACGCGATCGCGCAAAAGGACATGCAATTCCGCCCGTTCGTGGCCGTCGTGCCGGTCGGAGCGACCGTGTCCTTCCCCAACCTCGATCCCACCAAGCACCACGTCTACAGCTTCTCGGCGGCGAAAAAGTTCGAGCTCAAGCTCTTCGCC encodes:
- a CDS encoding methylamine utilization protein; this translates as MLRPFTLLAALSFVTPAVASPLVAQVLDAAGKPVQNAVVAFRPAGVSVRPRVGAGYAIAQKDMQFRPFVAVVPVGATVSFPNLDPTKHHVYSFSAAKKFELKLFAKDQSRSIRFDKAGVVPLGCNIHDSMSAFLYVSDTAFAATTDSRGIVRFGDAPPAGALTVWHPYLRSPGNQMVRQLRPNERAVKVAVRLRPPPMHSSSGY